Proteins encoded together in one Staphylococcus aureus window:
- the ytxJ gene encoding bacillithiol system redox-active protein YtxJ yields MAIKLSSIDQFEQVIEENKYVFVLKHSETCPISANAYDQFNKFLYERDMDGYYLIVQQERDLSDYIAKKTNVKHESPQAFYFVNGEMVWNRDHGDINVSSLAQAEE; encoded by the coding sequence GTGGCTATAAAGCTAAGTTCAATTGACCAATTTGAACAGGTTATTGAGGAAAATAAATATGTTTTTGTATTAAAACATAGTGAAACTTGTCCAATATCGGCAAATGCGTACGATCAATTTAATAAATTTTTATATGAACGCGATATGGACGGTTATTATTTGATTGTCCAACAAGAACGCGATTTGTCAGATTATATTGCTAAAAAAACGAACGTTAAACATGAATCACCTCAAGCATTTTATTTTGTAAATGGTGAAATGGTTTGGAATCGAGACCACGGTGATATCAATGTGTCGTCATTAGCACAAGCAGAAGAATAA
- a CDS encoding threonine/serine exporter family protein translates to MLFYLFHFTISFISTVLFSIIFNAPKRLLVACGFVGAIAWTIYQLTVDLEFGKVGASFLGSLILGLMSHTMSRRYKRPVIIFIVPGIIPLVPGGAAYQATRFLVSNDYTSAVNTFLEVTLISGAIAFGILVSEILYYLYTRIKQLYGKIKGKTYKKSYNMNNRV, encoded by the coding sequence ATGCTATTTTATTTATTTCATTTTACAATCAGCTTTATATCAACAGTACTTTTCTCTATCATTTTCAATGCACCCAAACGCCTCTTAGTAGCATGTGGATTTGTGGGTGCCATTGCATGGACGATTTACCAATTAACGGTAGATTTAGAGTTTGGAAAAGTTGGCGCTTCATTTTTGGGAAGCTTAATTTTAGGCTTAATGAGTCATACTATGAGTCGCAGATATAAACGACCGGTAATTATATTCATAGTGCCAGGCATTATACCATTAGTACCTGGTGGTGCAGCTTATCAAGCGACTCGTTTTTTAGTATCAAATGATTATACAAGTGCTGTAAATACATTTTTAGAAGTTACACTGATTTCAGGTGCGATTGCTTTCGGTATATTAGTTTCTGAAATTCTATATTACCTATACACACGTATCAAACAACTGTATGGTAAAATCAAAGGTAAGACATATAAAAAATCTTACAACATGAATAATAGAGTTTAA
- a CDS encoding CHY zinc finger protein gives MPKVYGSLIDTETRCRHYFTEEDIIAIKFKCCNKYYPCYKCHNEFEKHAIKRWSEPSFNEKAILCGVCKHELTINEYMMVERCPNCQSRFNNRCKYHYHIYFEI, from the coding sequence ATGCCTAAAGTTTATGGTTCATTAATCGATACTGAAACACGCTGTCGCCATTATTTTACCGAAGAAGATATTATTGCTATTAAATTTAAATGTTGTAATAAATACTATCCATGCTATAAGTGCCATAATGAGTTTGAAAAGCACGCCATTAAGCGTTGGTCTGAGCCTTCATTTAACGAAAAAGCAATCTTATGCGGTGTATGCAAACACGAATTAACAATCAATGAATATATGATGGTAGAGCGTTGTCCAAATTGCCAATCTCGGTTTAACAATCGCTGTAAATATCACTATCATATTTATTTTGAAATTTAA
- a CDS encoding GGDEF domain-containing protein — protein sequence MFEAFIYNISVIVAGIYLFHRLQYSENKRMVFSKAYVTVLMTIVSLLLSVYPIPYREDYLIHLTFVPLLFLGRFTNMVYTLSATVIVAIVEIVVFNNSIMYGVTLIVIAAVTSAIGPFLKQNDVLSLLILNVVTIIILFGVALVSPIYTLSEVIILIPISLIITLASAITFVDIWHFFSLVNRYENEDKYDYLTGLGNVKEFDRHLNEISRKAEKEHQSIALLLIDIDGFKDVNDTYSHKSGDAVLKQMSQLLKNYVPNQFKIFRNGGEEFSVVIHNYSLDQSVKLAENIRSGVEKSSFHLPNKEVIKLSVSIGVGYLTDDDPKSQRKVFKDADDMVHVAKNQGRNKVMFNPIINL from the coding sequence ATGTTCGAAGCATTTATATACAATATATCTGTTATAGTCGCTGGAATCTATTTATTCCATCGCTTACAGTATTCAGAAAACAAACGTATGGTTTTTTCTAAGGCTTATGTCACTGTTTTAATGACAATCGTATCATTATTATTATCTGTCTACCCTATCCCTTATCGTGAAGATTATTTAATTCACTTAACATTCGTTCCTTTATTGTTTTTAGGTAGATTTACAAATATGGTCTATACATTATCTGCCACAGTAATTGTAGCAATTGTTGAAATTGTAGTATTTAACAACTCGATTATGTACGGTGTTACGTTGATTGTTATTGCTGCAGTAACAAGTGCTATTGGACCATTTTTAAAACAAAATGATGTGCTATCATTATTAATACTTAATGTTGTTACAATAATCATTTTATTTGGTGTCGCGTTAGTGAGTCCTATTTACACACTATCGGAAGTTATCATTTTAATACCAATTTCATTAATTATCACTTTAGCTTCAGCGATAACATTTGTCGATATTTGGCATTTCTTCTCACTCGTAAATCGTTATGAAAACGAAGATAAATATGATTACTTAACAGGCTTAGGTAATGTAAAAGAATTTGATAGACATTTAAATGAAATTTCACGAAAAGCTGAAAAAGAACATCAAAGTATCGCATTATTATTAATCGATATCGATGGATTTAAAGATGTCAATGATACCTACTCACACAAATCAGGTGATGCTGTATTAAAACAAATGTCTCAATTACTTAAAAACTATGTGCCGAATCAATTTAAAATTTTTAGAAATGGTGGCGAAGAGTTCTCAGTTGTCATTCACAATTATTCACTTGATCAAAGTGTTAAATTAGCTGAAAATATTCGTTCGGGTGTTGAAAAATCATCATTCCATTTACCAAACAAAGAAGTTATTAAATTGTCAGTGTCTATCGGTGTTGGTTATTTAACAGATGACGATCCAAAATCACAGCGTAAAGTGTTTAAAGATGCAGACGATATGGTGCATGTAGCCAAAAATCAAGGGCGAAACAAAGTAATGTTTAACCCTATTATCAATTTATAA
- the pepT gene encoding peptidase T yields the protein MKNQLIDRLTRYTTIDTQSDPKSTTTPSTEKQWDLLHLLEKELQQLGLPTDLDENGYLFATLESNIDVDVPTVGFLAHVDTSPDFNASNVKPQIIENYDGKPYKLGNTKRVLDPKVFPELNSLVGHTLMVTDGTSLLGADDKAGIVEIMEAICYLQEHPEIKHGTIRIGFTPDEEIGRGPHKFDVDRFNADFAYTMDGSQYGELQYESFNAAEAVITCHGVNVHPGSAKNAMVNAIRLGEQFDSLLPDSEVPERTEGYEGFYHLMNFEGTVEKATLQYIIRDHDKKQFELRKKRILEIRDDINAHFENYPVKVDISDQYFNMAEKILPLPHIIDIPKRVFAKLDIPANTEPIRGGTDGSQLSFMGLPTPNIFTGCGNFHGPYEYASIDVMEKAVQVIIGIVEDIAENH from the coding sequence ATGAAGAACCAATTGATAGATAGATTAACAAGATATACGACAATTGATACGCAATCTGATCCAAAATCTACAACAACACCTTCAACTGAAAAGCAATGGGATTTGTTACATTTATTAGAAAAAGAATTACAACAATTAGGATTGCCAACTGATTTAGATGAAAATGGCTACTTATTTGCTACATTAGAAAGTAACATCGATGTCGACGTCCCAACAGTTGGATTTTTGGCGCATGTTGATACATCACCTGATTTCAATGCTTCAAATGTTAAACCGCAAATTATTGAAAACTATGATGGTAAGCCATACAAACTAGGCAATACTAAACGTGTCTTAGATCCTAAAGTATTTCCAGAACTTAACAGTTTAGTTGGTCATACATTAATGGTAACTGATGGTACATCGTTACTAGGTGCAGACGATAAAGCGGGTATTGTGGAAATTATGGAAGCTATTTGTTATTTACAAGAACATCCAGAAATTAAACATGGTACCATTCGCATTGGATTTACACCAGACGAAGAAATCGGTCGTGGTCCACATAAATTTGATGTTGACCGCTTCAATGCTGATTTTGCTTATACTATGGATGGTAGTCAATATGGAGAATTACAATATGAAAGCTTTAACGCTGCTGAAGCGGTTATTACATGCCACGGTGTAAATGTTCATCCTGGTTCAGCTAAAAATGCAATGGTAAACGCAATACGTTTAGGTGAACAATTCGATAGTTTGCTACCTGATAGTGAAGTTCCGGAGCGAACAGAAGGATACGAAGGCTTTTATCACTTAATGAACTTTGAAGGAACTGTTGAAAAAGCAACTTTGCAATACATTATTCGTGATCATGATAAAAAACAATTCGAATTGCGTAAGAAACGTATTTTAGAAATACGTGACGATATCAATGCCCATTTTGAAAATTATCCAGTTAAAGTTGATATATCGGATCAATATTTCAATATGGCAGAAAAAATATTACCATTGCCTCATATTATTGATATACCTAAACGTGTCTTTGCCAAATTAGATATTCCAGCAAACACTGAACCTATTCGCGGTGGTACAGATGGTTCACAATTGTCATTTATGGGGTTACCAACTCCAAACATCTTTACAGGTTGCGGTAACTTCCACGGCCCATATGAATATGCATCCATTGATGTTATGGAAAAAGCAGTACAAGTAATCATTGGAATTGTAGAAGATATCGCTGAAAATCACTAA
- a CDS encoding EMYY motif lipoprotein: protein MKKIVIIAVLAILFVVISACGNKEKEAQHQFTKQFKDVEQKQKELQHVMDNIHLKEIDHLSKTDTTDKNSKEFKALQEDVKNHLIPKFEAYYKSAKNLPDDTMKVKKLKKEYMTLANEKKDAIYQLKKFIGLCNQSIKYNEDILDYTKQFEKNRYKVESEIKLADNKSEATNLTTKLEHNNKALRDTAKKNLDDSKENEVKGAIKNHIMPMIEKQITDINQTNISDKHVNNARKNAIEMYYSLQNYYNTRIETIKVSEKLSKVDVDKLPKKGIDITHGDKAFEKKLEKLEEK, encoded by the coding sequence ATGAAAAAAATTGTTATTATCGCTGTTTTAGCGATTTTATTTGTAGTAATAAGTGCTTGTGGTAATAAAGAAAAAGAGGCACAACATCAATTTACTAAGCAATTTAAAGATGTTGAGCAAAAACAAAAAGAATTACAACATGTCATGGATAATATACATTTGAAAGAAATTGATCATCTAAGTAAAACTGATACAACTGATAAAAATAGTAAAGAATTTAAGGCACTACAAGAAGATGTTAAAAACCATCTCATACCTAAATTTGAAGCATATTATAAGTCAGCAAAAAATTTGCCTGATGATACAATGAAAGTTAAGAAATTAAAAAAAGAATATATGACGCTTGCAAATGAGAAGAAGGATGCGATATATCAATTAAAAAAATTCATAGGTTTATGTAATCAATCTATCAAGTATAACGAAGACATTTTAGATTATACGAAACAATTTGAAAAAAATAGATACAAAGTTGAATCAGAAATTAAATTAGCTGATAATAAAAGTGAAGCAACTAATCTTACGACAAAATTAGAACATAATAATAAAGCGTTAAGAGATACTGCGAAGAAGAACCTAGATGATAGTAAAGAAAATGAAGTAAAAGGCGCGATTAAAAATCACATTATGCCAATGATTGAAAAGCAAATTACCGATATTAACCAAACTAATATTAGTGATAAGCATGTTAATAATGCAAGGAAAAACGCAATAGAAATGTATTACAGTCTGCAGAACTATTATAATACACGTATTGAAACAATAAAGGTTAGTGAGAAGTTATCAAAAGTCGATGTAGATAAGTTGCCGAAAAAGGGTATAGATATAACTCACGGCGATAAAGCCTTTGAAAAAAAGCTTGAAAAATTAGAAGAAAAATAA
- a CDS encoding threonine/serine exporter ThrE family protein: MPDSITIIDENKVIDVVLIAGRILLESGAETYRVEDTMNRIAHSYGLHNTYSFVSSTAIIFSLNDRTSTRLIRVQERTTDLEKIALTNSLSRKISNKELTIDEAKSEFIHLQHASLQYSFLTNFFAAAIACGFFLFMFGGVASDCWIAVIAGGSAFLTFSFVQRYIQIKFFSEFVAAAVVISIAATFTKLGIATNQDIITIASVMPLVPGILITNAIRDLLAGELLAGMSRGVEAALTAFAIGAGVAIVLLII; encoded by the coding sequence ATGCCAGATTCAATCACAATTATAGATGAAAACAAAGTGATTGATGTTGTATTAATTGCAGGTAGAATTTTACTTGAATCAGGTGCTGAAACATATCGAGTTGAAGATACAATGAACCGTATCGCACATAGTTATGGTCTTCATAATACATATAGTTTTGTCAGTTCAACTGCAATTATTTTTTCATTAAACGATCGAACAAGTACAAGATTAATTCGTGTACAAGAGCGTACAACAGATTTAGAGAAAATCGCTTTAACGAATAGTCTTTCACGTAAAATATCAAATAAAGAACTCACAATTGATGAAGCTAAATCTGAATTTATTCATTTACAGCATGCATCATTACAATATTCTTTTTTAACGAATTTCTTTGCAGCTGCCATTGCATGTGGCTTCTTCCTATTTATGTTTGGTGGTGTCGCATCAGATTGTTGGATTGCAGTCATTGCTGGCGGATCCGCATTTTTAACATTCAGCTTTGTGCAACGCTATATACAAATTAAATTTTTCTCAGAGTTTGTTGCAGCCGCTGTGGTCATATCCATTGCAGCCACATTTACTAAATTAGGCATTGCAACCAATCAAGATATCATTACTATAGCCAGTGTCATGCCACTTGTCCCTGGTATATTAATTACCAATGCCATTCGAGATTTATTAGCGGGTGAATTACTTGCAGGTATGTCTCGCGGTGTTGAAGCTGCATTAACAGCATTCGCAATCGGTGCTGGTGTCGCAATCGTTTTATTAATCATTTAA
- a CDS encoding siderophore ABC transporter substrate-binding protein — protein sequence MKKTVLYLVLAVMFLLAACGNNSDKEQSKSETKGSKDTVKIENNYKMRGEKKDGSDAKKVKETVEVPKNPKNAVVLDYGALDVMKEMGLSDKVKALPKGEGGKSLPNFLESFKDDKYTNVGNLKEVNFDKIAATKPEVIFISGRTANQKNLDEFKKAAPKAKIVYVGADEKNLIGSMKQNTENIGKIYDKEDKAKELNKDLDNKIASMKDKTKNFNKTVMYLLVNEGELSTFGPKGRFGGLVYDTLGFNAVDKKVSNSNHGQNVSNEYVNKENPDVILAMDRGQAISGKSTAKQALNNPVLKNVKAIKEDKVYNLDPKLWYFAAGSTTTTIKQIEELDKVVK from the coding sequence ATGAAGAAAACAGTCTTATATTTAGTATTAGCAGTAATGTTTTTATTAGCGGCATGCGGTAACAATTCTGATAAAGAACAATCAAAATCAGAAACTAAAGGTTCTAAAGATACAGTAAAAATTGAAAATAACTATAAAATGCGTGGCGAGAAAAAAGATGGTAGTGACGCTAAAAAAGTTAAAGAAACTGTTGAAGTACCAAAAAATCCTAAAAATGCAGTTGTGTTAGACTATGGCGCATTAGATGTAATGAAAGAAATGGGCTTATCAGATAAAGTAAAAGCATTACCTAAAGGGGAAGGCGGTAAGTCATTACCGAATTTCTTAGAATCATTTAAAGATGATAAATATACAAACGTTGGTAATTTAAAAGAAGTGAATTTTGATAAAATTGCTGCGACGAAACCCGAAGTAATCTTTATCTCTGGACGTACAGCTAATCAAAAGAATTTAGATGAATTCAAAAAAGCTGCACCTAAAGCGAAAATTGTTTATGTTGGTGCAGATGAAAAGAACTTAATTGGTTCAATGAAACAAAACACTGAAAATATCGGAAAAATTTACGATAAAGAAGATAAAGCTAAAGAATTAAATAAAGATTTAGATAACAAAATTGCTTCAATGAAAGATAAAACGAAAAACTTCAATAAAACTGTTATGTATTTACTAGTTAACGAAGGTGAATTATCAACATTTGGACCTAAAGGTCGTTTTGGTGGATTAGTTTACGATACATTAGGATTCAATGCAGTTGATAAAAAAGTAAGTAATAGCAATCATGGACAAAATGTTTCTAACGAATATGTTAATAAAGAAAATCCAGATGTTATTTTAGCGATGGATAGAGGTCAAGCGATAAGTGGTAAATCAACTGCGAAACAAGCATTAAATAATCCTGTATTAAAAAATGTTAAAGCAATTAAAGAAGACAAAGTATATAATTTAGATCCTAAATTATGGTACTTTGCAGCTGGATCAACTACAACTACAATTAAACAAATTGAGGAACTTGATAAAGTTGTAAAATAA
- the murB gene encoding UDP-N-acetylmuramate dehydrogenase — protein sequence MINKDIYQALQQLIPNEKIKVDEPLKRYTYTKTGGNADFYITPTKNEEVQAVVKYAYQNEIPVTYLGNGSNIIIREGGIRGIVISLLSLDHIEVSDDAIIAGSGAAIIDVSRVARDYALTGLEFACGIPGSIGGAVYMNAGAYGGEVKDCIDYALCVNEQGSLIKLTTKELELDYRNSIIQKEHLVVLEAAFTLAPGKMTEIQAKMDDLTERRESKQPLEYPSCGSVFQRPPGHFAGKLIQDSNLQGHRIGGVEVSTKHAGFMVNVDNGTATDYENLIHYVQKTVKEKFGIELNREVRIIGEHPKES from the coding sequence GTGATAAATAAAGACATCTATCAAGCTTTACAACAACTTATCCCAAATGAAAAAATTAAAGTTGATGAACCTTTAAAACGATACACTTATACTAAAACAGGTGGTAATGCCGACTTTTACATTACCCCTACTAAAAATGAAGAAGTACAAGCAGTTGTTAAATATGCCTATCAAAATGAGATTCCTGTTACATATTTAGGAAATGGCTCAAATATTATTATCCGTGAAGGTGGTATTCGCGGTATTGTAATTAGTTTATTATCACTAGATCATATCGAAGTATCTGATGATGCGATAATAGCCGGTAGCGGCGCTGCAATTATTGATGTCTCACGTGTTGCTCGTGATTACGCACTTACTGGCCTTGAATTTGCATGTGGTATTCCAGGTTCAATTGGTGGTGCAGTGTATATGAATGCTGGCGCTTATGGTGGCGAAGTTAAAGATTGTATAGACTATGCGCTTTGCGTAAACGAACAAGGCTCGTTAATTAAACTTACAACAAAAGAATTAGAGTTAGATTATCGTAATAGCATTATTCAAAAAGAACACTTAGTTGTATTAGAAGCTGCATTTACTTTAGCTCCTGGTAAAATGACTGAAATACAAGCTAAAATGGATGATTTAACAGAACGTAGAGAATCTAAACAACCTTTAGAGTATCCTTCATGTGGTAGTGTATTCCAAAGACCGCCTGGTCATTTTGCAGGTAAATTGATACAAGATTCTAATTTGCAAGGTCACCGTATTGGCGGCGTTGAAGTTTCAACCAAACACGCTGGTTTTATGGTAAATGTAGACAATGGAACTGCTACAGATTATGAAAACCTTATTCATTATGTACAAAAGACCGTCAAAGAAAAATTTGGCATTGAATTAAATCGTGAAGTTCGCATTATTGGTGAACATCCAAAGGAATCGTAA
- a CDS encoding glycerate kinase, producing the protein MKVLVAMDEFHGIISSYQANRYVEEAVASQIETADVVQVPLFNGRHELLDSVFLWQSGQKYRIPVHDADMNEVEGVYGQTDTGMTVIEGNLFLKGKKPIVERTSYGLGEMIKHALDNDAKHVVISLGGIDSFDAGAGMLQALGAQFYDDEGRVVDMRQGAGVIKYIRRMDMSNLHPKMETARIQVMSDFSSRLYGKQSEIMQTYDAHQLNHNQAAEIDNLIWYFSELFKSELKIAIGPVERGGAGGGIAAVLNGLYQAEILTSHALVDQLTHLENLVEQADLIIFGEGLNENDQLLETTTLRIAELCHKHQKVAIAICATAEKFDLFESQGVTAMFNTFIDMPETYTDFKMGLQIRHYTVQSLKLLKTHFNVEV; encoded by the coding sequence ATGAAAGTATTAGTAGCCATGGATGAGTTTCATGGAATTATTTCAAGTTATCAAGCTAATAGATATGTTGAAGAGGCAGTTGCAAGCCAAATTGAAACTGCAGATGTAGTTCAAGTACCATTGTTTAATGGAAGACATGAATTATTAGATTCTGTATTTTTATGGCAATCTGGGCAAAAGTATCGTATACCAGTACATGATGCAGATATGAATGAAGTTGAAGGTGTTTACGGACAAACTGATACAGGGATGACCGTTATCGAGGGGAATTTATTTTTAAAAGGTAAAAAACCAATTGTTGAACGAACAAGTTATGGTTTAGGAGAAATGATTAAACATGCATTAGATAACGACGCAAAACATGTTGTAATTTCACTAGGTGGGATTGATAGTTTTGATGCTGGTGCAGGTATGTTACAAGCATTAGGTGCTCAATTCTATGATGACGAAGGGCGTGTCGTAGATATGAGACAAGGTGCTGGTGTAATTAAATATATTCGTCGTATGGATATGTCGAACTTACACCCTAAAATGGAAACAGCAAGAATTCAAGTAATGTCGGATTTTTCAAGTCGATTATATGGTAAGCAAAGTGAAATCATGCAAACTTATGATGCGCATCAGTTGAATCATAATCAAGCAGCAGAAATCGATAATTTAATTTGGTATTTTAGTGAGTTATTTAAAAGTGAATTGAAAATTGCAATTGGTCCAGTTGAACGTGGTGGTGCTGGTGGTGGAATTGCAGCAGTCTTGAATGGACTGTATCAAGCTGAAATATTAACCAGTCATGCATTAGTAGACCAACTAACACATTTAGAAAATTTAGTTGAACAAGCGGATTTAATTATTTTTGGAGAAGGATTAAATGAAAATGATCAGTTGCTAGAAACGACAACATTGCGTATTGCAGAACTTTGTCATAAACATCAAAAGGTTGCCATTGCAATTTGTGCAACTGCTGAAAAGTTTGATTTATTTGAATCACAAGGGGTTACAGCAATGTTTAATACATTTATCGATATGCCAGAAACTTATACTGACTTTAAAATGGGGTTACAAATTAGGCATTATACGGTTCAGTCTTTAAAACTGTTGAAAACACATTTTAATGTTGAGGTTTAG
- a CDS encoding GrpB family protein yields MYSNVQPFINSDLTNCFQSQYTEIESLLFNLLDSPVKYTKHIGGTHHFKYSTEPILDILVGVENLHDITSLDEKRLNYVGFYRLHHKYTKKVMMAKFNNFHELKQQVRLHIIQMNTQTFESYLALDYLLSTNDDIALQFNTKKHQILQHSLTIRQYEMQKQQYFEKLCKKYL; encoded by the coding sequence ATGTATTCAAATGTTCAACCATTCATTAATAGTGATTTAACTAATTGTTTTCAATCACAATACACTGAAATTGAATCATTATTATTCAACCTCTTAGACAGCCCAGTAAAATATACAAAACATATTGGCGGTACGCATCATTTTAAATATTCAACAGAGCCAATTTTAGATATTTTAGTAGGTGTAGAAAATTTGCATGATATTACATCCTTAGATGAAAAACGCTTAAATTATGTAGGGTTTTATCGTTTGCATCATAAATATACTAAGAAAGTTATGATGGCGAAGTTTAACAATTTTCATGAACTAAAACAACAGGTGCGTCTACATATCATTCAAATGAATACCCAAACATTTGAATCTTATCTTGCACTTGATTACCTCTTATCAACTAATGATGATATTGCTTTGCAATTCAATACAAAAAAACACCAAATATTGCAACATAGCTTAACAATTAGACAATATGAGATGCAAAAGCAACAATACTTTGAAAAACTATGTAAAAAATACTTATAA
- a CDS encoding glycosyltransferase family 4 protein — MVTLLLVAVTMIVSLTITPIVIAISKRLNLVDKPNFRKVHTKPISVMGGTVILFSFLIGIWIGHPIETEIKPLIIGAIIMYVLGLVDDIYDLKPYIKLAGQIAAALVVAFYGVTIDFISLPMGTTIHFGFLSIPITVIWIVAITNAINLIDGLDGLASGVSAIGLITIGFIAILQANIFITMICCVLLGSLIGFLFYNFHPAKIFLGDSGALMIGFIIGFLSLLGFKNITIIALFFPIVILAVPFIDTLFAMIRRVKKGQHIMQADKSHLHHKLLALGYTHRQTVLLIYSISILFSLSSIILYVSPPLGVVLMFVLIIFSIELIVEFTGLIDNNYRPILNLISRKSSHKEE, encoded by the coding sequence ATGGTTACATTATTACTAGTTGCAGTAACAATGATTGTCAGTTTGACGATAACACCAATTGTTATTGCAATATCGAAAAGATTAAATTTAGTTGATAAACCAAATTTTAGAAAAGTACACACTAAACCTATTTCAGTTATGGGTGGTACAGTGATTCTCTTTTCATTTTTAATAGGTATTTGGATTGGTCATCCTATTGAAACAGAAATCAAACCACTTATTATTGGTGCGATTATTATGTACGTACTTGGGCTTGTAGATGATATCTACGATTTGAAACCGTATATAAAATTGGCTGGTCAAATTGCCGCTGCCTTAGTAGTTGCTTTTTATGGTGTGACTATTGATTTTATTTCGTTGCCAATGGGTACAACGATTCATTTTGGATTTCTTAGTATTCCAATTACTGTGATTTGGATTGTTGCTATTACAAATGCAATTAACTTAATTGATGGACTCGATGGTTTGGCGTCGGGTGTTTCTGCAATCGGACTCATTACAATAGGGTTCATTGCAATTTTACAAGCTAATATTTTCATAACGATGATTTGTTGTGTTTTATTAGGCTCTTTAATTGGGTTTTTATTTTACAATTTCCATCCTGCCAAAATATTTTTAGGTGATAGTGGGGCTTTAATGATTGGATTTATCATCGGATTCCTTTCTTTACTCGGATTCAAAAATATTACAATTATTGCATTGTTCTTCCCAATTGTTATCTTAGCAGTTCCATTCATTGATACTTTGTTCGCAATGATTCGACGTGTGAAAAAAGGGCAGCATATAATGCAAGCTGATAAATCGCATTTGCATCATAAACTATTAGCTTTAGGCTACACACATAGACAAACAGTATTATTAATCTATTCAATCTCTATTTTATTTAGTCTTTCGAGCATTATTTTGTATGTATCGCCACCATTAGGTGTTGTATTAATGTTTGTATTAATCATATTTAGTATTGAATTAATTGTTGAATTTACAGGATTAATAGATAACAACTACCGACCAATATTAAATTTAATTAGTCGTAAGTCATCTCATAAAGAGGAATAG